A section of the Sphaerodactylus townsendi isolate TG3544 linkage group LG11, MPM_Stown_v2.3, whole genome shotgun sequence genome encodes:
- the PIGO gene encoding GPI ethanolamine phosphate transferase 3 produces the protein MGGWPALGFVAWAALGAAAALGLFARGFLLSRVELGERSGCRSPPGPPLPPWPPSSGGPGCWLPRRFERAVLVLIDALRFDFARPPRDPAAPRPPFRGRLPVLERLSGAGGRLFRFRADAPTTTLQRLKGLATGSLPTFVDAGSNFASYAIREDNLLAQLAQNGKRVVFMGDDTWDGLFPGAFTQAHFFPSFNVKDLHTVDDGILRHLEPTVDAGEWDVLIAHFLGVDHCGHKHGPDHPEMAKKLSQMDAMLRSLVDHLANDTLLIVAGDHGMTSTGDHGGDSEEEVGAALFLYSKAPLFQNPPPEEPETVPQVNLVPTLALLLGVPIPYSNIGEVMAELFAVEGDAVSSGLAQLAAYSINARQVNRFLQSYSLAAQDLSAEKLQRLQEQFSSAVEDYGRLLAQAGRPALSEMEDLQGRFRQYLRGARAVCEESWARFQPACMVAGCALLASSCLLCCVASHVASTFSFSYRHLLVYPLLWGLAGASVLGLAHLWGWAEADFILVSSWGAAASQCGFFWHCWARRPWRCRLAGARPVSRGAGLAQRLWAWAGLALPFSILLIRCGAMFSDSFVMAEAHVAPFLLISVALLLVGRLHWEGRLEDSPLSRRLLGMQGVTLACARLSGLFRQCREETPHCRSSTLVAPLSRLQDPQAKNFYYVLCLAVLVGLTWGARAWLRHYGNLNSPSAPVLFVRWGFPLLAVCIGGYWAMTSGAEEALVKAHAWAQLALEAFPWSVFVLVAAGLVLVLWDPVMVFVKDGREAATTGRPIPLPSSQEELQQVIPQLYHRMQQSLKSRLDRAKTGGRAAVAAYGLGSVYSAALLTCLALLGFLLLTLHSERLSLAFLLLFLEAFALLGMRSCAVAMTPQADPFTVPWEALVGWALAAAQFFYATGHQPVFPAIHWNAAFVGFQQGHSSNLIPALLVGANTFASHILFAFGCPLLLLWPFVCEKPGPQSGTPESGAEDDREERLMEMRLREAPERFSVALLQLGLKYLLVLGLQMLACVLAAMILRRHLMVWKVFAPKFLFEALGFMVSSLFLLLGIGLVLRVDWAVSRWFKQVILAQSR, from the exons ATGGGCGGCTGGCCGGCGCTGGGCTTCGTGGCGTGGGCGGCgctgggggcggcggcggcgctgggcCTCTTCGCCCGCGGCTTCCTGCTGTCGCGGGTGGAGCTGGGCGAGCGCAGCGGCTGCCGGAGCCCGCCGGGCCCGCCGCTCCCTCCCTGGCCGCCTTCTTCCGGGGGGCCCGGCTGCTGGCTGCCGCGGCGCTTCGAGCGGGCCGTGCTGGTCCTGATCGACGCGCTGCGCTTCGACTTCGCCCGCCCGCCCCGGGACCCCGCCGCGCCGAGGCCGCCCTTCCGCGGCCGCCTGCCGGTGCTGGAGCGCCTGTCCGGGGCCGGCGGGCGGCTGTTCCGCTTCCGCGCCGACGCGCCCACCACCACCTTGCAGCGCCTGAAGGGCCTGGCCACCGGCTCCCTGCCCACCTTCGTCGACGCCGGCAGCAACTTCGCCTCCTACGCCATCCGCGAGGACAACCTGCTGGCCCAGCTGGCCCAGAACG gcaagAGGGTGGTCTTCATGGGCGACGACACGTGGGACGGGCTCTTCCCCGGCGCCTTCACCCAGGcccacttcttcccttccttcaacGTGAAGGACCTGCACACTGTGGACGACGGCATCTTGCGCCACCTGGAGCCCACAG TGGATGCTGGAGAGTGGGACGTGCTGATCGCTCACTTCTTGGGCGTGGATCACTGCGGCCATAAACATGGGCCCGATCACCCGGAAATGGCCAAGAAGCTCTCCCAGATGGACGCCATGCTCAG GTCTTTGGTTGACCACCTGGCGAATGACACACTGCTCATTGTGGCAGGGGACCACGGCATGACGAGCACCGGGGACCACGGGGGAGACAGCGAGGAGGAGGTCGGCGCAGCCCTTTTTCTCTATAGCAAAGCCCCGCTGTTCCAGAACCCTCCCCCTGAG GAGCCAGAGACCGTCCCACAGGTGAACCTGGTTCCCACGCTGGCCTTGCTCCTGGGCGTGCCGATTCCTTACAGCAACATTGGAGAGGTGATGGCAGAGCTCTTTGCAGTGGAGGGGGATGCCGTCTCCTCAGGCCTGGCCCAGCTGGCTGCGTACAGCATCAATGCCCGACAG GTGAACCGCTTCCTGCAGTCCTACTCTCTGGCTGCTCAGGACCTCTCGGCAGAGAAGCTGCAACGTCTCCAGGAGCAGTTTTCCTCTGCTGTGGAGGACTACGGGAGGCTCCTGGCCCAGGCTGGCCGTCCGGCACTGTCAGAGATGGAGGACCTGCAGGGCCGCTTCAGGCAATACCTGCGAGGGGCCCGGGCCGTGTGCGAGGAGTCCTGGGCCCGCTTCCAGCCGGCCTGCATGGTGGCCGGCTGCGCCCTCCTGGCCTcgtcctgcctgctgtgctgcgTGGCCTCCCACGTGGCCTCTACCTTCAGCTTCTCCTATCGGCATCTCCTCGTCTACCCGCTGCTCTGGGGGCTGGCGGGGGCGTCTGTGCTGGGCCTGGCTCACCTCTGGGGCTGGGCTGAAGCAGACTTCATCTTGGTGTCTTCGTGGGGGGCAGCAGCGTCCCAGTGCGGGTTCTTCTGGCATTGCTGGGCCAGGCGGCCCTGGAGGTGCCGCTTGGCTGGTGCCCGTCCCGTATCCAGAGGCGCTGGCCTGGCGCAGAGGCTGTGGGCGTGGGCGGGCCTGGCTCTCCCCTTCAGCATCCTCCTGATTCGCTGCGGAGCAATGTTCTCTGACAGTTTTGTGATGGCCGAGGCCCACGTGGCACCTTTCCTGCTCATTTCCGTGGCGTTGCTTCTGGTCGGGCGGCTCCACTGGGAAGGCCGGCTGGAGGACTCGCCTCTGTCCCGGCGGCTGCTCGGCATGCAGGGCGTCACCCTCGCCTGCGCACGGCTTTCGGGGCTCTTCCGGCAGTGCCGTGAGGAAACCCCCCACTGCCGCTCCTCGACCCTCGTGGCCCCGCTGTCCCGTCTGCAGGACCCGCAAGCCAAGAACTTCTATTACGTGCTCTGTTTGGCCGTGCTGGTGGGTCTGACGTGGGGGGCGCGTGCCTGGCTACGCCACTACGGCAACCTGAACAGCCCCAGCGCCCCGGTGCTCTTCGTGCGCTGGGGGTTTCCCCTGCTGGCCGTCTGCATCGGCGGCTACTGGGCCATGACCTCCGGGGCCGAGGAGGCCTTGGTCAAAGCCCACGCGTGGGCGCAGCTGGCGCTGGAGGCCTTTCCGTGGAGCGTCTTTGTCCTGGTGGCGGCTGGCCTGGTGCTGGTGCTTTGGGACCCCGTCATGGTCTTTGTGAAGGACGGCCGGGAGGCGGCCACGACGGGCAGGCCCATCCCGCTCCCTAGCTCTCAGGAGGAGCTGCAGCAGGTCATCCCGCAGCTCTACCACCGCATGCAGCAGtccctgaagagccggctggacCGGGCCAAGACTGGCGGCAGGGCTGCCGTGGCCGCCTACGGGCTGGGCAGCGTCTACTCGGCCGCCCTGCTCACCTGCCTGGCCCTGCTGGGCTTCCTGCTGCTGACGCTGCACAGCGAGCGGCTGAGCCTGGCCTTCCTGCTGCTCTTCCTCGAGGCCTTCGCCTTACTGGGGATGCGCTCCTGTGCCGTGGCCATGACCCCGCAGGCTG atccCTTCACGGTGCCCTGGGAAGCCCTCGTCGGCTGGGCTCTTGCCGCTGCCCAGTTCTTCTATGCCACCGGCCACCAGCCCGTCTTCCCTGCCATCCACTGGAACGCGGCCTTTGTCGGGTTCCAGCAGGGGCACAGCAGCAACCTGATACCTGCTCTCCTGGTCGGGGCCAACACCTTTGCCTCCCACATCCTCTTTGCGT TTGgctgccctctgctgctgctgtggccctTTGTCTGCGAGAAGCCCGGCCCCCAGAGCGGGACCCCGGAGAGCGGGGCAGAAGATGACCGCGAAGAACGGCTGATGGAGATGAGGCTGCGGGAAGCCCCCGAGCGGTTTTCTGTGGCGCTCCTGCAGTTGGGGCTGAAGTACCTGCTTGTTCTGGGGCTTCAG ATGCTGGCGTGTGTCCTGGCAGCCATGATCCTCAGGAGGCACCTCATGGTGTGGAAGGTGTTTGCCCCAAA GTTCCTCTTTGAGGCTCTGGGCTTCATGGTGAGcagcctcttcctcctgctgGGCATCGGCCTGGTGCTGCGCGTGGACTGGGCGGTCAGCCGGTGGTTCAAGCAGGTCATCCTTGCTCAGTCCAGGTAG